A single region of the Sus scrofa isolate TJ Tabasco breed Duroc chromosome 16, Sscrofa11.1, whole genome shotgun sequence genome encodes:
- the NPM1 gene encoding nucleophosmin, which produces MEDSMDMDMSPLRPQNYLFGCELKADKDYHFKVDNDENEHQLSLRTVSLGAGAKDELHIVEAEAMNYEGSPIKVTLATLKMSVQPTVSLGGFEITPPVVLRLKCGSGPVHISGQHLVAVEEDAESEDEEEEDVKLLSISGKRSAPGGGSKVPQKKVKLAADEDEDDDEDDDDDDEDDDDDDFDDEEAEEKAPVKKSIRDTPAKNAQKSNQNGKDSKPSTPRSKGQESFKKQEKTPKTPKGPSSVEDIKAKMQASIEKGGSLPKVEAKFINYVKNCFRMTDQEAIQDLWQWRKSL; this is translated from the exons ATGGAAGATTCGATGGATATGGACATGAGCCCCCTGAGGCCTCAGAACTATCTTTTCG GTTGTGAACTAAAGGCCGATAAAGATTACCACTTTAAGGTGGATAATGATGAAAATGAGCACCAGTTATCTTTAAGAACG GTCAGTTTAGGGGCTGGCGCAAAGGATGAGTTGCACATTGTAGAAGCAGAGGCAATGAATTATGAAGGCAGTCCAATCAAAGTAACACTGGCAACTTTGAAAATGTCTGTACAGCCGACG gttTCCCTTGGGGGCTTTGAAATAACACCACCTGTGGTCTTACGGTTGAAGTGTGGTTCAGGGCCTGTGCATATTAGTGGACAGCACTTAGTAG CTGTAGAGGAAGATGCAGAGTcagaagatgaggaggaggaagatgtgaAACTTCTGAGTATATCTGGAAAGCGTTCTGCCCCCGGAGGTGGTAGCAAGGTTCCACAG aaaaaggtaAAACTTGCTGctgatgaagatgaagatgatgatgaagatgatgacgACGATGACGAAGA TGACGATGATGATGACTTTGATGATGAGGAAGCGGAAGAAAAAGCTCCAGTAAAGAAA TCAATACGGGATACTCCAGCCaaaaatgcacagaaatcaaaccagaatggaaaagacTCAAAACCGTCAACACCAAGATCAAAA gGTCAAGAATCcttcaaaaaacaggaaaaaactcCTAAAACACCGAAAGGACCTAGTTCTGTAGAAGACATTAAAGCAAAAATGCAAGCAAGTATAGAAAAA GGTGGTTCTCTTCCCAAAGTGGAAGCCAAGTTCATCAATTATGTGAAGAATTGTTTCCGGATGACTGACCAGGAG gctatTCAAGATCTCTGGCAGTGGAGGAAGTCTCtttaa